Proteins found in one Campylobacter concisus genomic segment:
- a CDS encoding NADH-quinone oxidoreductase subunit B family protein: MSLYQVPEDIKTANDLTAKLEHLKNIKRSFSVYRIDCGSCNGCEIEIFAAITPMWDPERFGFKLVANPRHADILLCTGPVTRQMYYPLLRAYEATPDPKIVVALGACGSSGGIFHDAYSVWGGIDKIIPVDVYIPGCPPHPASIIYGLGMALGIIDQKLHKKSYEEDNTLPPSVEKSVIGDILFERDLQAESRRLMSYIFGRILFEKYMNAIKCSKDVHDPSISREAVLTAIKKEEDPRYAECMGLLHNDVYLKYAKADKSFAIDVDSEVWSKR, encoded by the coding sequence ATGAGTCTATATCAAGTCCCAGAGGACATAAAAACAGCAAATGATCTAACTGCAAAGCTAGAGCATCTAAAAAATATCAAAAGAAGCTTTAGCGTTTATAGGATCGACTGCGGAAGCTGTAACGGCTGTGAGATAGAAATTTTTGCAGCTATTACACCGATGTGGGATCCTGAGCGTTTTGGTTTTAAACTTGTAGCAAACCCAAGACACGCTGATATTTTGCTTTGTACTGGTCCTGTAACAAGACAGATGTATTATCCGCTTCTTCGTGCTTATGAAGCGACTCCAGATCCTAAGATCGTAGTTGCTCTTGGTGCGTGCGGAAGCAGTGGCGGAATTTTCCACGACGCTTATAGCGTTTGGGGCGGCATCGATAAGATAATCCCAGTCGATGTCTATATCCCAGGCTGTCCTCCACACCCAGCAAGCATTATTTACGGCCTTGGCATGGCTCTTGGTATCATCGATCAAAAACTTCATAAAAAAAGCTATGAGGAAGATAACACATTGCCACCTTCAGTTGAGAAGTCGGTCATAGGCGATATCTTGTTCGAGCGTGACTTGCAAGCTGAAAGCAGAAGGCTAATGAGCTATATCTTTGGTAGAATCCTTTTTGAAAAATATATGAATGCTATCAAATGTTCAAAAGATGTCCATGACCCAAGCATTTCAAGAGAGGCTGTGCTTACAGCTATCAAAAAAGAGGAAGATCCTAGATATGCTGAGTGCATGGGGCTTTTGCATAATGATGTCTATCTAAAATATGCAAAAGCTGATAAAAGCTTTGCGATAGACGTTGATAGCGAGGTTTGGAGTAAGAGATGA
- a CDS encoding formate hydrogenlyase maturation HycH family protein, with amino-acid sequence MIQVYKLTKRHMDDNDKLPRELKEIKIFSTCVGHGVGTIDFSEKILELSDEEFDEMIKNSGEYVKFKIGNLSKYFEVEIFAEHIAKLLPQLCECKLKEILTNLKEGYIVLRKDF; translated from the coding sequence ATGATACAAGTTTATAAGCTTACAAAAAGGCATATGGACGACAACGACAAGTTACCACGCGAGCTAAAGGAGATAAAAATTTTCTCAACTTGCGTGGGACATGGCGTTGGCACAATTGATTTTAGCGAGAAAATTTTAGAGCTAAGCGATGAGGAATTTGACGAGATGATCAAAAACTCAGGCGAATACGTGAAATTTAAGATCGGAAATTTAAGCAAATATTTTGAAGTTGAAATTTTTGCCGAGCATATCGCTAAACTCTTGCCGCAGCTTTGTGAGTGTAAGCTTAAAGAAATTTTGACAAATTTAAAAGAGGGATATATCGTGCTTAGGAAGGACTTTTGA
- the ciaB gene encoding invasion protein CiaB, protein MNDFKRLNELTKEQKNKLNAIYKNLDDDIINEAVKICGLAGTPSQKLALARRIVDLKVDPLQNELKKLNLGEDEQKRVLNLMYGYVRNLYENLHAKLLEKAKEEKILDPFNQAFVQAIHELGLSLNAWQISWEEKIIDTTNKEFEAKFKDLSQANEFITKNGLFQCDSNGTRADRTYGAVVKEGDKFSFLPYALAFKDEVRELKSVFAKNLEILRNLAQNDEQKSYVKYLEKLQNAFCEEDNAKVINAWQEAEIAWMDVKGALQPGHPLEYYEDAYTHAVALEWDIRLVDSEGIDEHNFKEKVAKTYKSVCEKIKFDNAETNKAVSENIARTQLYISVPMIYYAAELNGLFSAQVVPNDESVSAKCGKKIFAFVNHVYEGAKAKPFMKLGAEIFSKEFLDFGREILFLKPKIWKKVYEISTIGHEFGHILFIGLDTEMSMNKSGVFKFIEEYKATTGGLVNFFLHEEAEYKMAVFHELIARAVGLIAWRKVDEVRAYYCEGLIHLSLLFRAGVLKFNGKLSVDMSEQAYAKFKEICLENYYDLAQTYAKKVDASTFLEKFCQKDELSYLPKDEECKKFVEHFYARYEAIGNDVDDSGEWQRWQSLAKKAEKDI, encoded by the coding sequence ATGAACGATTTTAAAAGATTAAATGAACTCACAAAAGAGCAAAAAAACAAGCTAAATGCTATTTATAAAAATTTAGACGATGATATCATAAACGAGGCTGTTAAAATTTGTGGTCTTGCTGGTACACCAAGCCAGAAACTGGCTCTTGCAAGAAGGATAGTAGATCTTAAAGTAGATCCGCTTCAAAATGAGCTAAAAAAGCTAAATTTAGGCGAAGATGAGCAAAAACGAGTGCTAAATTTAATGTATGGCTACGTTAGAAATTTATATGAAAACCTGCACGCCAAGCTTTTAGAAAAGGCCAAAGAAGAGAAAATTTTAGATCCATTTAACCAAGCTTTTGTGCAGGCGATACATGAACTTGGGCTTAGTCTAAATGCGTGGCAAATTTCATGGGAAGAAAAGATAATAGACACTACAAACAAAGAGTTTGAGGCTAAATTTAAAGATCTAAGCCAGGCAAATGAGTTTATTACTAAAAACGGCTTATTTCAGTGTGACTCAAACGGTACAAGGGCTGATAGAACGTATGGCGCGGTAGTAAAAGAAGGTGATAAATTTAGCTTTTTGCCTTACGCACTTGCTTTTAAAGATGAGGTGAGAGAGCTTAAAAGCGTCTTTGCTAAAAATCTTGAAATTTTAAGAAATTTAGCCCAAAATGACGAGCAAAAATCTTACGTAAAATACCTTGAAAAGCTACAAAATGCCTTTTGCGAAGAGGACAACGCAAAGGTGATAAACGCTTGGCAAGAAGCCGAGATAGCGTGGATGGATGTAAAAGGCGCACTTCAGCCAGGCCATCCACTAGAGTACTACGAGGATGCCTACACGCATGCAGTCGCACTTGAGTGGGATATCAGGCTTGTTGATAGCGAGGGCATAGATGAGCATAATTTTAAAGAGAAAGTGGCAAAAACTTATAAGAGTGTTTGCGAAAAGATAAAATTTGATAACGCTGAGACAAATAAGGCAGTTAGCGAAAATATCGCTAGAACGCAGCTTTATATAAGCGTGCCGATGATCTATTACGCAGCGGAGCTAAACGGACTTTTTAGCGCTCAAGTCGTGCCAAACGATGAGAGTGTGAGTGCAAAATGTGGTAAGAAAATTTTTGCCTTTGTAAATCACGTCTATGAGGGAGCAAAGGCAAAGCCTTTTATGAAGCTTGGGGCTGAAATTTTTAGCAAGGAATTTTTGGACTTTGGTAGAGAAATTTTATTTTTAAAGCCAAAAATTTGGAAAAAAGTCTATGAAATTTCAACGATCGGTCATGAGTTTGGACACATTCTCTTTATCGGGCTTGATACTGAGATGAGCATGAATAAAAGTGGCGTCTTTAAATTTATAGAAGAGTACAAGGCGACAACTGGTGGACTAGTAAATTTTTTCTTGCACGAAGAGGCGGAGTATAAAATGGCCGTCTTTCACGAGCTAATAGCCCGTGCAGTTGGGCTTATTGCTTGGCGAAAGGTTGATGAGGTGAGGGCGTATTACTGCGAGGGGCTCATACATCTTAGCTTACTTTTTAGGGCTGGCGTACTTAAATTTAATGGCAAACTAAGCGTGGATATGAGCGAGCAAGCTTACGCTAAATTTAAAGAAATTTGCTTAGAAAACTACTACGATCTAGCACAAACATACGCTAAAAAAGTTGATGCGAGCACATTTTTGGAGAAATTTTGCCAAAAAGATGAACTAAGCTATTTGCCAAAAGATGAAGAGTGTAAGAAATTTGTTGAGCATTTTTACGCTAGATACGAAGCTATCGGCAACGACGTCGATGATAGTGGCGAGTGGCAAAGATGGCAAAGTTTAGCCAAAAAGGCAGAGAAAGATATATAA
- a CDS encoding formate hydrogenlyase complex iron-sulfur subunit, giving the protein MMKLFDITEKYGKATYAYPFEPYIVPENFRGQPNYTYDLCIGCAACGIACPSNAIELKMNEEQTKLVWEFDCGRCIFCGRCDEVCPTGAVRLSDSFELAVKFDKSALIQRGELEMQTCKCCGKPFTPKRLINFTLEKLGTANLLPGRLEEAKDYLYICPECKKNQSAERLTKGIEEAIK; this is encoded by the coding sequence ATGATGAAGTTATTTGACATCACAGAAAAATATGGAAAAGCGACATACGCCTATCCATTTGAGCCATATATTGTTCCTGAAAATTTCCGTGGTCAGCCAAACTATACATACGATCTTTGCATAGGTTGTGCAGCTTGCGGTATCGCTTGTCCTAGTAACGCAATAGAGCTTAAGATGAACGAGGAGCAAACAAAGCTTGTTTGGGAATTTGACTGCGGACGCTGCATATTTTGCGGTCGCTGCGATGAGGTTTGCCCAACTGGAGCCGTTCGCCTAAGTGATAGCTTTGAGCTCGCGGTTAAATTTGACAAGAGCGCTCTTATACAAAGAGGCGAGCTTGAGATGCAAACTTGTAAATGCTGCGGCAAGCCATTTACACCAAAAAGGCTTATAAATTTCACCCTTGAAAAGCTTGGCACAGCAAATTTACTCCCAGGCAGACTCGAAGAGGCAAAAGACTACCTTTACATCTGCCCAGAGTGCAAGAAAAATCAATCTGCTGAGAGGCTAACAAAAGGCATTGAGGAGGCTATAAAATGA
- a CDS encoding acyl-CoA thioesterase, which translates to MDILKDFGEPRIKQVMLPKDTNSAGNIFGGWIMSQIDLAGAQAAREISPERVVTISMKEIIFKQPVFVGDVLSCYAKIISVGKTSITTQIEVTALRLNPGGFRETIHVTSAIATYVSVTKDGLKKPIDEKLKQLHGF; encoded by the coding sequence ATGGATATTTTAAAAGATTTTGGTGAGCCACGTATCAAACAAGTTATGTTGCCAAAGGACACAAACTCAGCTGGAAATATTTTTGGTGGCTGGATAATGAGTCAGATCGACCTTGCAGGTGCACAAGCTGCAAGAGAAATTTCTCCCGAACGCGTTGTGACAATTTCTATGAAAGAGATCATTTTCAAGCAACCAGTCTTTGTTGGCGATGTGCTAAGCTGCTACGCTAAAATCATCTCTGTTGGTAAAACCTCGATAACAACGCAAATAGAAGTAACCGCCCTTAGGCTAAATCCGGGCGGTTTTAGAGAGACTATACACGTTACAAGCGCTATTGCAACCTACGTCAGTGTAACAAAAGATGGACTTAAAAAGCCAATCGATGAGAAGCTAAAGCAGCTTCATGGATTTTAA
- a CDS encoding Crp/Fnr family transcriptional regulator gives MKKSRLGLLQTQILDILTQSELDKFEYKNLPKTSIIYAEEIKIIILKSGCAKLSFFEDGEEFILYHLEASNIAVLDDNCAFEILEDAEIYAINLNKIGEILSNANVADEILKAVLNAVIVQRQIIKSILFEDAKGRIANFLIELAKEQDLKQNGYHYIFLPFSLKVLSSFVGLKRQSASTAFNELIKDDIIRKITPHEFLIIDYEKLESYTN, from the coding sequence ATGAAAAAGTCACGTTTAGGCCTTTTGCAAACACAAATTTTAGATATCCTAACTCAATCCGAGCTTGATAAATTTGAGTACAAAAACCTTCCAAAAACAAGCATCATCTACGCAGAAGAGATCAAGATCATCATCTTAAAAAGTGGCTGTGCAAAGCTCTCATTTTTTGAAGATGGAGAGGAATTTATCCTTTATCATTTAGAAGCGAGCAACATCGCCGTGCTTGATGATAATTGCGCTTTTGAAATACTTGAAGATGCTGAAATTTATGCTATAAATTTAAACAAAATAGGTGAAATTTTATCAAATGCAAATGTCGCAGATGAAATTTTAAAAGCTGTGCTAAATGCAGTAATCGTGCAACGCCAGATCATAAAATCCATACTTTTTGAAGATGCAAAAGGTAGGATTGCAAATTTTTTGATCGAGCTTGCAAAGGAGCAGGACCTAAAGCAAAATGGATATCACTACATATTTTTGCCATTTTCTCTAAAAGTGCTCTCAAGTTTTGTGGGGCTCAAACGACAAAGCGCTTCAACTGCATTTAATGAACTTATAAAAGATGACATCATAAGAAAGATCACACCACACGAGTTTTTAATAATTGATTATGAAAAACTTGAAAGTTACACAAACTAA
- a CDS encoding hydrogenase 3 maturation endopeptidase HyCI, whose translation MKKAILCIGNPMRGDDDVGNEVGRIVEAELKEWKVFFGQDVPENEFSAIREFAPDILIVVDAMSGFDEDKIEFFDLSDDRDYIYSTHNLPTPVLLSYLRKICPKTLFLGISVLLENVLNFEEGLSEQAKKSARKAFLRIVEIDKNLVG comes from the coding sequence ATGAAAAAGGCCATCCTTTGCATTGGTAATCCTATGCGTGGCGATGATGATGTGGGTAATGAAGTAGGTCGCATCGTAGAAGCTGAGCTAAAAGAGTGGAAGGTCTTTTTTGGGCAAGATGTGCCTGAGAATGAATTTTCAGCTATTAGAGAATTTGCGCCTGATATTTTGATAGTAGTTGATGCGATGAGCGGCTTTGATGAGGATAAGATAGAGTTTTTCGACCTAAGTGACGATAGAGACTACATCTACTCAACTCACAATCTCCCAACGCCAGTGCTTTTGAGCTATTTGCGAAAAATTTGCCCTAAGACGCTTTTTCTTGGCATTAGCGTCTTGCTCGAAAATGTCTTAAATTTCGAAGAAGGACTAAGCGAGCAGGCTAAAAAAAGTGCCAGAAAAGCTTTTTTAAGAATTGTAGAGATTGATAAAAATTTAGTCGGTTAA
- a CDS encoding putative bifunctional diguanylate cyclase/phosphodiesterase: MIFNRNLTQVLSQKDFFNLSYIAIDLFMFCTSFTAFFSLKFSKRRLSILLCLIALIAISTYDVFTTTMDFWIDEISFFGYDIVFKSSFFMLFVATLHLREGEANLKFRALRNDFDKILIQKLFVFAAFLTIMILYSWKINLTWLFSILVTLLAYGALSYTFSNVRKMDILIKREIHIKKVLNNQIESKVKELEETNKHLQRISKYDYLTNALNRQYFIARLEEMIKSKALGEKIDIYSIDINHFKAINDSYGHYIGDDVIAKFALNIESILPPNDSLFARSGGDDFIVVIKQNENVHCREFLHYLLKAISEPIVIDDYKIVLDAKIGISSTQTSEILADDFIMQSEAALEAAKKDASEKHVFYSDIKSMIQDRNYIEILLNSISFDEEFELKFQPQYLIEGKKIVGAEALVRWNSPIKGPVDQSKFIPIAEQSSIINAIGKWVAKNAIKQMAFWNEKYNMNLKIGINISPKQIDNINFASKFLSYIDRYGIDPSCVDVEITEASLVNAEEMMQSALSELSNRGICISIDDFGTGFSSMNYIKKYPMSRLKIAKELIDNIAKNDIDKDVVKSVIVLAKNVELKTIAEGVEDETQLKILRELGCDEVQGYLWGKPMSAEDFEKLIISAI; the protein is encoded by the coding sequence ATGATTTTTAATAGAAATTTAACTCAAGTTTTAAGCCAAAAAGATTTTTTTAATCTAAGTTACATCGCCATAGATTTATTTATGTTTTGTACTTCATTTACTGCGTTTTTTTCACTTAAATTTTCAAAAAGAAGACTATCTATACTTTTATGCTTGATAGCGCTTATTGCAATAAGCACTTATGATGTTTTTACCACTACAATGGACTTTTGGATAGATGAAATATCCTTTTTTGGATACGACATTGTATTTAAGAGTTCATTTTTTATGTTGTTTGTTGCTACGCTTCATTTAAGAGAGGGCGAGGCAAATCTAAAATTTAGGGCGCTCAGAAATGATTTTGATAAAATTTTAATACAAAAGCTATTTGTTTTTGCCGCATTTTTGACGATCATGATCTTGTACTCTTGGAAGATAAATTTGACATGGTTATTTTCTATTTTAGTTACTTTGCTTGCATACGGGGCATTATCTTATACATTTTCTAATGTTAGAAAGATGGATATTTTAATTAAACGTGAAATACATATCAAAAAAGTATTAAATAATCAGATAGAAAGTAAAGTAAAAGAGCTTGAAGAGACAAATAAACACCTACAAAGGATCAGTAAATATGATTATCTAACGAATGCTCTAAATCGCCAGTATTTTATCGCAAGGCTTGAAGAGATGATAAAGTCAAAGGCACTTGGCGAAAAGATAGATATTTATAGTATTGACATAAACCATTTTAAAGCGATAAATGACTCGTATGGGCATTATATCGGCGATGATGTAATAGCAAAGTTTGCTTTAAATATTGAGTCAATATTGCCACCAAACGATTCTTTATTTGCAAGGTCTGGTGGAGATGACTTTATCGTTGTTATCAAGCAAAACGAAAATGTACATTGCAGGGAATTTTTACATTATCTACTAAAAGCTATTTCAGAGCCAATCGTTATAGATGATTATAAAATTGTACTTGATGCGAAAATAGGGATTAGCTCGACACAAACTAGTGAAATTTTGGCTGATGATTTTATCATGCAATCAGAAGCAGCACTAGAAGCAGCAAAAAAAGATGCGTCTGAAAAGCATGTTTTTTATAGTGATATAAAAAGCATGATTCAGGATAGAAACTATATAGAAATATTGCTAAATAGCATAAGCTTTGATGAAGAATTTGAGCTAAAATTTCAGCCTCAGTATCTAATAGAAGGTAAAAAAATAGTAGGAGCAGAGGCTCTTGTTAGGTGGAACTCTCCTATAAAAGGTCCAGTGGATCAATCAAAATTTATCCCAATAGCCGAACAAAGCTCTATTATCAATGCGATAGGAAAATGGGTGGCAAAAAATGCTATAAAACAAATGGCCTTTTGGAATGAGAAATATAATATGAATCTAAAAATAGGCATAAATATCTCACCAAAACAGATTGATAATATAAATTTTGCATCTAAATTTTTAAGCTATATAGATAGATACGGCATCGATCCATCTTGTGTAGATGTTGAGATCACGGAGGCTAGCCTCGTCAATGCTGAAGAGATGATGCAAAGTGCGTTATCTGAGCTTTCAAATAGAGGAATTTGCATATCCATAGATGATTTTGGTACCGGTTTTTCATCAATGAATTACATCAAAAAATATCCTATGAGTCGCCTAAAGATCGCTAAAGAGCTGATAGATAATATTGCTAAAAATGATATAGATAAAGATGTGGTAAAAAGCGTTATAGTTTTGGCTAAAAATGTAGAGCTAAAGACTATTGCTGAAGGCGTCGAAGATGAAACCCAGCTTAAAATTTTAAGAGAGCTTGGATGTGATGAGGTGCAAGGGTATCTTTGGGGCAAGCCAATGAGTGCAGAGGATTTTGAAAAGCTTATAATAAGCGCTATTTAA
- a CDS encoding formate/nitrite transporter family protein: MLNPAETAQAVSSSMEHKAHMPLTSIIFLAIMAGAAIAMGDIFWAHSTVGMAENQSIGLSNFIGGITFSCGLMMVVFYGGHLFTSSVLSGVSAYEGKLKLGKTIGYWAIVWIFNFVGGALIAYMYYYSGLPLKYDGYILQHFVPAAIGKITAPFHELFIRGIFCNVFVCMSIWTATSESNLSGKFFAIMWMIGAFVACSMEHCVANMFIITEAIISKAHYIAANGGDIAAAAAALGHGITAEKLEVLNWGNFIGKNLVPVTLGNICGGLFFVGLVGFMANKFDMKKKA, encoded by the coding sequence ATGTTAAATCCGGCAGAAACCGCTCAAGCGGTCTCAAGCTCTATGGAGCATAAGGCTCATATGCCGCTTACTAGTATTATTTTTCTTGCTATCATGGCTGGAGCTGCTATTGCTATGGGTGATATTTTCTGGGCTCACTCGACAGTTGGTATGGCTGAAAATCAGTCAATTGGTCTTTCAAATTTTATCGGTGGTATCACATTTAGCTGTGGTCTTATGATGGTTGTCTTTTATGGCGGACATCTTTTTACAAGCTCAGTTTTAAGTGGTGTTAGCGCATATGAAGGAAAGCTAAAACTAGGTAAGACTATCGGATACTGGGCTATCGTTTGGATATTTAACTTCGTTGGCGGCGCATTGATCGCTTATATGTACTACTATTCAGGCTTGCCGCTAAAGTATGATGGCTACATATTACAACACTTCGTGCCAGCTGCTATTGGTAAAATCACAGCACCATTTCATGAGCTATTTATCCGCGGAATTTTTTGTAACGTCTTTGTTTGTATGTCTATTTGGACTGCGACAAGCGAGAGCAATCTATCTGGTAAATTCTTTGCTATTATGTGGATGATCGGCGCGTTTGTGGCTTGCTCAATGGAGCACTGCGTGGCAAATATGTTCATAATCACTGAAGCCATCATCTCAAAAGCTCACTATATAGCAGCAAACGGCGGAGATATAGCTGCTGCAGCTGCAGCTCTAGGACATGGCATCACGGCTGAAAAGCTAGAAGTTTTAAACTGGGGAAATTTCATCGGTAAAAACTTAGTTCCAGTTACACTTGGTAATATCTGTGGCGGACTTTTCTTTGTTGGTTTAGTTGGCTTTATGGCGAATAAATTTGATATGAAGAAAAAAGCTTAA
- a CDS encoding EAL domain-containing protein: MRAHSSYAYLDVFFMLPMISILAGVSIFLYSKFAASQEKLAIIMDSISVFFLIAMLIYGIFDEIDISSMINNRSNIVFLSIVAINFLILFITLSEIFTSSLLHIKISGFYLISASILFTMLNLFIFYSQISNVNFGHKIDFLYIVPFFFLMIGAFHLKAKNKYVTNTDKDISIGSKWLPIIIVLPLLLQEDLTSFSALISLFILVVNAIVNYYVKSSIASRKILDYERNLHREMEKSMHERTNELMLANLRLQDMSEKDYLTDLGNRNFIVNELEIMCKSISEDEEIAVYYINLSRFKSINTSYGHEIGDRILKLVAKRILEVCNRQEAIARISADEFIVLAKMEINSHTKRLNLGIALKDAIEKPIQIDRYHFGLKCIIGIDVATKNSSSNPRNIIKNADMAMYYAKKNPALNPMVYSDKISNEMHLSSSIEIALKKANLQEDLHVYFQPIFDLKIEKMICAEVFLYWKSEKFGLMEASKFMKEVNVNSDILNDICSLLVSKTIEYVDRWQKEKLLIPKISINVAQIQNKLEKFVLDFISSLRSHHINPELFEIEFGEEIWTNNSKTLDKIFSILKENNIDVCIDNFGSGYTSFIYIRKYGVKRIKIASEFVAQASNSKIDAQIVSAIIDLAKAMKIKVGAKGVEKEEDIHFLKELDCNEVQGLFLSRPMSAEEFEDLVRQDPQMIAKV, encoded by the coding sequence TTGCGGGCTCATAGTTCTTATGCGTATCTTGATGTGTTTTTTATGTTGCCGATGATATCTATTTTAGCTGGCGTTAGTATATTTTTGTATTCAAAATTTGCAGCCAGTCAAGAAAAACTAGCCATTATTATGGATAGCATAAGTGTCTTTTTTTTAATAGCAATGTTAATATATGGTATTTTTGACGAAATAGATATTTCATCGATGATAAATAATAGATCAAATATCGTTTTTCTCTCTATTGTAGCCATAAATTTTCTTATACTTTTTATCACTTTAAGTGAGATTTTTACAAGCAGCTTGCTTCATATAAAAATTAGTGGCTTTTACCTTATATCAGCTAGCATTTTATTTACGATGCTAAATTTATTTATTTTTTATAGTCAGATCTCAAATGTAAATTTTGGCCATAAAATAGATTTTTTATATATCGTTCCTTTCTTTTTTTTGATGATAGGAGCTTTTCATTTAAAAGCTAAAAATAAATATGTTACAAATACCGATAAAGATATCTCAATAGGATCAAAATGGCTACCAATAATAATAGTTCTACCTTTGCTATTACAAGAAGATCTAACATCTTTTAGCGCACTTATCTCACTATTTATCTTGGTTGTAAATGCTATTGTTAATTACTACGTTAAAAGCTCTATCGCAAGTAGAAAAATATTAGATTATGAGAGAAATCTTCATAGAGAGATGGAAAAGTCGATGCATGAGCGAACCAATGAACTTATGCTCGCGAATTTAAGGCTCCAAGATATGTCTGAGAAGGACTATTTGACAGATCTTGGCAATAGAAATTTTATAGTAAATGAGCTTGAAATAATGTGCAAAAGCATCTCTGAAGATGAGGAAATCGCAGTTTATTATATAAATTTAAGCCGTTTTAAAAGCATAAATACATCTTACGGGCATGAAATAGGCGATAGAATTTTAAAGCTAGTTGCAAAAAGGATACTTGAAGTTTGCAATAGACAAGAAGCCATAGCAAGGATTAGTGCGGACGAATTTATCGTACTAGCAAAAATGGAGATAAATAGTCATACAAAACGCTTAAATCTTGGAATTGCCTTAAAAGATGCTATTGAAAAACCAATTCAAATAGATAGATATCACTTTGGACTTAAGTGTATAATAGGCATAGACGTAGCAACAAAAAATAGCTCGTCAAATCCAAGAAATATTATAAAAAATGCAGATATGGCAATGTATTATGCCAAGAAAAATCCAGCTTTAAATCCTATGGTTTATAGTGATAAAATTAGCAATGAAATGCACCTAAGCTCAAGTATCGAGATCGCGCTTAAAAAAGCTAATTTACAAGAAGACCTTCATGTATATTTTCAACCAATATTTGATCTAAAAATCGAAAAAATGATCTGCGCGGAGGTTTTTTTATATTGGAAATCAGAAAAATTTGGCTTGATGGAAGCAAGCAAATTTATGAAAGAGGTCAATGTAAATAGTGATATTTTAAACGATATTTGCTCGCTTTTGGTTTCAAAGACCATAGAGTATGTAGATAGATGGCAAAAAGAAAAACTCTTGATACCAAAAATAAGCATAAATGTTGCGCAGATTCAAAATAAATTAGAAAAATTTGTTTTAGATTTTATTTCTAGCTTACGCTCGCATCATATAAATCCAGAGCTTTTTGAAATAGAATTTGGCGAAGAAATATGGACAAATAATTCTAAAACGCTCGATAAAATTTTTTCTATTCTTAAAGAAAATAATATAGATGTTTGTATAGATAATTTTGGCTCTGGATATACTTCATTTATTTATATTAGAAAGTACGGTGTTAAGCGTATAAAAATAGCAAGTGAATTTGTTGCTCAAGCATCAAATAGCAAAATAGATGCACAAATCGTATCTGCAATTATAGATTTAGCAAAGGCAATGAAGATAAAAGTTGGCGCAAAAGGAGTAGAAAAAGAAGAAGATATTCATTTCTTAAAAGAGCTTGATTGTAATGAAGTGCAAGGACTTTTCTTATCTCGTCCTATGAGTGCAGAAGAATTTGAAGACCTTGTAAGACAAGATCCTCAAATGATAGCTAAAGTTTAA